A single genomic interval of Aureliella helgolandensis harbors:
- a CDS encoding ATPase, T2SS/T4P/T4SS family, with the protein MFRRKKKEGAAQQALEMPAIEFKPQAADKQAAQGILIAARGIEQYPVAVVLLAQAIDARADQILLDFSQQGAAVRFRIDGLWESMPPLERPEGDGALIVIKRLVGLNGQDRRSRQQGTLAIKYKGNDWILDVMTQGVPSGERALIRIDPKKPVLVTLSDLGMREKMQQQLKNLLNSDDALFLFSGAPGHALPTTWRVGLESADRFVRDFHAVEDVKLNDPELINITKHTFDSAAGETPMTVLKSLLLKQPDALILPELFSPEVTKLLCNEVIAEHRYVITRIAASSAVEGLLKLLASNKESFKELLKITCGVLNQKLVRRLCTECRQPFQPSPQLLQKLGIPAGRVHTLYQPYIPPPPEQRVDANGKPIEIEICAKCNGRGYYGRAAIFELLQITDEIRQAVLQDPTPANVSRTARQGGFLTMQEEGVLAVATGLTSLQELQRVLSPPKKSK; encoded by the coding sequence ATGTTCCGACGCAAGAAAAAAGAGGGCGCAGCCCAGCAAGCACTCGAAATGCCGGCGATCGAGTTTAAGCCTCAGGCCGCCGACAAGCAGGCCGCGCAAGGCATCCTAATCGCTGCTCGAGGAATCGAACAATACCCGGTGGCCGTGGTCCTGCTCGCCCAGGCCATTGACGCCCGTGCCGATCAAATCCTGCTCGATTTTTCTCAGCAAGGCGCCGCGGTGCGATTTCGCATCGACGGCCTGTGGGAGAGCATGCCTCCCCTGGAACGGCCCGAAGGTGATGGCGCCCTAATCGTCATCAAACGCCTCGTAGGGCTCAACGGACAAGATCGTCGATCGCGGCAGCAAGGCACGCTAGCGATCAAGTACAAGGGGAACGATTGGATCCTGGATGTCATGACCCAAGGCGTCCCCTCGGGGGAACGCGCGCTGATTCGTATCGATCCCAAAAAACCAGTGCTGGTCACGCTGTCCGATTTAGGGATGCGTGAAAAGATGCAACAGCAGCTTAAAAACCTGCTCAATTCGGACGATGCCCTCTTCCTTTTCAGCGGTGCACCAGGCCATGCACTGCCCACCACCTGGCGGGTAGGACTTGAGTCCGCAGACCGCTTCGTTCGCGACTTTCATGCCGTTGAGGATGTCAAACTCAACGATCCCGAGCTCATCAATATCACCAAGCACACGTTTGATTCGGCAGCGGGTGAAACCCCCATGACCGTACTCAAGAGCTTGCTACTGAAGCAACCCGACGCGCTCATCCTCCCCGAGCTGTTCAGCCCCGAAGTCACCAAGCTCCTCTGCAACGAAGTGATAGCAGAGCACCGCTACGTGATCACGCGAATTGCCGCCAGCTCCGCGGTCGAAGGACTGCTCAAACTCCTTGCAAGCAACAAGGAATCCTTCAAGGAGTTGCTGAAAATCACCTGCGGCGTCCTCAATCAAAAACTGGTGCGGCGTCTGTGCACCGAGTGCCGACAACCCTTCCAACCCTCGCCACAATTGCTGCAAAAATTGGGAATTCCTGCCGGACGAGTCCACACGCTCTATCAACCCTACATACCTCCCCCACCGGAGCAGCGGGTTGACGCGAACGGCAAGCCGATCGAGATCGAGATTTGCGCAAAATGCAACGGCCGAGGTTATTACGGACGCGCTGCCATTTTTGAACTACTGCAAATTACCGACGAAATTCGACAGGCTGTATTGCAAGACCCGACCCCAGCCAACGTGTCGAGAACCGCGCGCCAAGGCGGCTTCTTAACGATGCAAGAAGAGGGTGTCTTGGCTGTTGCGACCGGGCTCACCAGCTTGCAGGAACTGCAACGCGTCCTGTCACCGCCCAAGAAATCGAAGTAG
- a CDS encoding type IV pilus twitching motility protein PilT, which produces MSASDDNGSDAQLDSIVGNLLKERKDLEVDKIFRALVKLEGSDLHMKVGRPPIVRVSGTLKPLNRPPIENEEMVRLLVPMMDERARGIFEQEGGADFAYVVNVDGVSWRFRVNMLKQLGKIGLVARRVNNYIPPFQGLYLPPSIETLCHYDQGMVLLAGVTGSGKSTTIGSMLNYINSIYSKHILTLEDPIEFVYTEDKCLINQREIGQDVKDFEIGMKHAVREDPDIILVGELRDEETFMTAIHAAETGHLVFGTIHASSAPTTIGRILDLFPEEMHGAIRSAIAFNMKGIVAQKLLKSIKPGVGRVPTCEIMTFTPMVQKLILEGQDSKLPDAIRIGEGEGMQDFTMSLKNLIDKELIDRPTAFAVAPNKDALKMALKGIQVSQPGII; this is translated from the coding sequence ATGTCAGCGTCTGACGATAATGGCTCCGATGCACAACTTGATAGCATCGTCGGCAACCTCCTCAAGGAACGCAAAGACCTGGAGGTCGACAAGATCTTTCGCGCGCTGGTCAAGCTTGAGGGAAGTGACTTGCACATGAAGGTGGGACGTCCCCCCATCGTCCGTGTAAGCGGTACGCTCAAACCCCTCAACCGCCCGCCGATCGAAAACGAGGAGATGGTCCGGCTGCTGGTTCCCATGATGGACGAGCGCGCCCGCGGCATCTTCGAACAAGAGGGAGGCGCTGACTTTGCCTATGTCGTGAATGTGGATGGCGTGAGCTGGCGATTTCGAGTCAACATGCTTAAGCAGTTGGGAAAAATCGGCCTGGTCGCTCGACGCGTCAATAACTACATCCCCCCGTTCCAAGGACTCTACCTTCCACCTTCGATCGAGACTCTGTGCCACTACGATCAAGGGATGGTACTGCTTGCCGGAGTTACCGGGTCAGGCAAAAGTACGACGATCGGCAGTATGCTGAACTACATCAACTCGATTTACAGCAAGCACATTCTGACTCTCGAAGACCCCATTGAATTCGTCTACACCGAGGACAAGTGCCTAATCAACCAGCGAGAGATTGGCCAGGATGTCAAAGACTTTGAAATCGGCATGAAGCACGCCGTGCGGGAAGACCCCGACATCATCCTGGTGGGAGAATTGCGGGACGAAGAAACGTTTATGACCGCCATTCATGCCGCGGAAACAGGTCACTTAGTCTTCGGCACGATTCACGCATCCAGCGCTCCCACCACCATCGGCCGTATTCTTGACTTGTTCCCCGAAGAAATGCACGGCGCCATCCGCTCGGCCATCGCTTTCAATATGAAAGGCATCGTCGCCCAGAAGCTGCTGAAATCGATCAAGCCAGGGGTGGGCCGAGTGCCGACGTGCGAAATCATGACCTTCACCCCCATGGTTCAAAAACTCATCCTCGAAGGCCAAGACTCCAAACTCCCCGATGCGATCCGCATTGGAGAAGGTGAGGGCATGCAGGACTTTACGATGAGTCTCAAAAATCTGATCGACAAAGAACTGATCGACCGCCCCACCGCTTTCGCCGTTGCTCCCAATAAAGATGCCCTCAAGATGGCACTTAAGGGTATTCAAGTCAGCCAACCAGGTATTATCTAA
- the hisF gene encoding imidazole glycerol phosphate synthase subunit HisF codes for MLAKRVIPCLDVNQGRVVKGTNFLNLRDAGDPVEVAARYEREGADELVFLDITASHEQRGIMLDVVRRTAEQVFMPLTVGGGIRELDDIRALLQAGCDKVSINTTACQDPEFVARAADRFGSQCIVVNIDPKRVQRNGEEFWEVHIHGGRTPTGLQAVEWARRVEALGAGEIVLTSMDCDGTCDGYDVEITAAVSRAVGIPVVASGGAGSPEHLADAIQFGLADAALAASIFHFGQYTIEQTKRVMAERGIAVRL; via the coding sequence ATGTTAGCGAAACGGGTCATTCCCTGCTTGGATGTTAATCAAGGCCGGGTGGTGAAGGGGACCAATTTTCTGAACTTGCGCGACGCGGGAGATCCCGTGGAAGTGGCTGCTCGATACGAACGCGAGGGAGCCGACGAATTGGTATTTCTCGACATTACGGCCAGTCATGAACAGCGCGGAATCATGCTCGATGTAGTGCGTCGCACCGCCGAGCAGGTCTTTATGCCCCTAACCGTTGGGGGTGGCATCCGAGAACTCGACGATATCCGTGCCTTGCTGCAAGCCGGATGCGACAAGGTCTCGATCAACACGACCGCCTGCCAAGACCCCGAGTTTGTGGCGCGAGCAGCCGATCGCTTTGGCAGCCAGTGCATCGTCGTGAACATCGACCCCAAACGAGTCCAACGCAACGGCGAAGAATTCTGGGAGGTGCACATCCACGGTGGACGGACCCCAACGGGTCTCCAAGCGGTAGAATGGGCCCGCCGCGTCGAGGCATTGGGAGCCGGCGAAATCGTCCTGACCAGCATGGATTGCGACGGTACCTGCGATGGCTACGACGTCGAGATCACTGCGGCCGTCAGCCGTGCGGTCGGAATCCCCGTCGTGGCCAGTGGAGGAGCCGGCAGCCCAGAGCACCTGGCAGATGCAATTCAGTTTGGATTGGCAGATGCAGCCTTAGCAGCCAGCATTTTTCACTTTGGACAGTATACTATAGAGCAGACCAAGCGCGTGATGGCTGAACGTGGCATTGCCGTACGGTTGTAA
- a CDS encoding tetratricopeptide repeat protein: MTELYGEGVHRYNCGDYQGADQMLSQVVDSGSQDPRALYFRGLAREMLAHGSGEADFQVAARMEAEGKRVVNVGQALARVQGRQRASIEQYRREARVAFQLEQAHQAEIRRKTIPQPTEVAPVDPAEAASSDPFSGDGMRSEEAVELPTTDAPAPSEPSALDAPAAPAADTSNPFGDEPASSEPAAPAPADNPFGDVPADAGDSPFGPATTETPAIEAPAAEPNPFGTDPAPAPASDDDNPFGF; this comes from the coding sequence ATGACGGAATTATACGGTGAAGGCGTTCATCGCTACAACTGTGGCGATTACCAAGGTGCAGACCAAATGCTCTCGCAGGTAGTCGACTCGGGATCCCAAGATCCTCGGGCTCTCTACTTCCGGGGTCTTGCCCGCGAAATGCTCGCCCATGGCAGCGGCGAGGCAGACTTCCAAGTTGCCGCTCGCATGGAAGCCGAGGGCAAACGCGTCGTGAATGTCGGCCAGGCCCTGGCACGTGTCCAGGGGCGTCAACGAGCCAGCATTGAGCAATACCGTCGCGAGGCGCGCGTTGCTTTCCAACTGGAGCAGGCTCACCAAGCCGAGATTCGTCGCAAGACGATCCCACAACCGACAGAGGTAGCTCCCGTTGATCCAGCAGAGGCGGCCAGCAGCGACCCATTCTCCGGTGATGGCATGCGTTCGGAAGAGGCTGTCGAATTGCCGACCACCGACGCCCCTGCTCCAAGCGAGCCATCCGCCTTGGATGCACCGGCCGCTCCGGCTGCAGACACCTCCAATCCGTTTGGAGATGAGCCTGCGTCCAGCGAGCCAGCTGCCCCAGCGCCAGCGGACAACCCCTTTGGTGACGTTCCCGCAGACGCTGGCGATAGCCCTTTTGGACCTGCCACAACGGAAACTCCAGCTATTGAGGCTCCAGCAGCCGAGCCCAATCCGTTCGGAACCGATCCAGCGCCGGCCCCGGCCTCAGACGATGACAATCCCTTCGGTTTCTAA
- a CDS encoding OmpA family protein: MAEHPFQTAIHKLSQGLFRNLLLVVVVFGMLSGCNRNPYAPGGWPPNTMYPQPGAATAAPYGSPPLTYAPPQTAPQLAELQRRVQQLDDNNRQLTTQLAQAQQQSQAFRERADLLAQQLQDSVNQNKQLLASSQQIAQQARGLQDSMNMRGGARLTANSSLPNATAGLQISGASIIPDGDVLRIRISSDQMFAPGSAQLTPASSNTLDQIATALLQRFSRQRVVIEGHTDNAQSFGGFSSAYELSGAQAQVVMDQLVRRNGVPVQQVSVAAQGPNRPIADNNQPAGRAENRRIEIVVTSNTF; this comes from the coding sequence ATGGCTGAACATCCCTTCCAAACTGCAATTCACAAGCTCTCCCAGGGATTGTTCCGCAATCTTTTGTTGGTGGTGGTCGTGTTTGGAATGCTGAGCGGATGCAATCGCAATCCCTATGCACCAGGGGGCTGGCCCCCCAATACCATGTACCCTCAGCCTGGGGCAGCAACGGCCGCACCCTATGGTTCGCCCCCGCTTACCTACGCACCACCTCAAACGGCACCGCAGCTAGCAGAACTACAGCGCCGAGTTCAGCAGTTGGACGACAATAATCGCCAGCTCACCACGCAACTCGCGCAGGCCCAGCAACAGTCGCAAGCCTTTCGGGAAAGAGCCGATTTACTGGCTCAGCAGCTGCAAGATTCGGTAAATCAAAACAAGCAGCTGCTCGCATCCAGCCAGCAAATTGCGCAGCAAGCTCGTGGTCTGCAGGATTCGATGAATATGCGTGGTGGAGCGAGGCTTACCGCCAACAGCTCACTTCCCAACGCGACGGCTGGCCTGCAAATCTCAGGCGCTTCGATCATTCCTGACGGAGATGTCCTGCGGATTCGCATCTCCTCAGATCAAATGTTTGCGCCCGGCTCCGCACAATTAACCCCCGCCAGCTCCAACACGCTCGACCAAATTGCGACCGCCTTGCTCCAACGCTTCAGTCGGCAGCGCGTGGTAATTGAGGGGCATACGGATAACGCGCAATCCTTTGGTGGATTCTCCTCGGCCTACGAATTGTCTGGAGCCCAGGCGCAAGTAGTCATGGACCAACTCGTCCGTCGCAATGGCGTACCAGTCCAACAAGTTTCTGTCGCGGCGCAGGGTCCTAACCGCCCCATTGCCGACAACAACCAACCGGCGGGTCGAGCCGAAAACCGACGCATCGAAATCGTCGTCACCTCCAACACCTTCTAA
- a CDS encoding prenyltransferase/squalene oxidase repeat-containing protein — protein sequence MSWFYQIDDALWRLWCYATSGRTLAIVFGIGFAMLAISLLVLSRTRWGHSKPLAKCVVLSVLAHVWLLMYALGNRTVLPQGDPRGSQQSLAVSFEEFDPSTSTASEVARLAAEETPAAVASESPLPWEAPANLADLPQPAELTALESLADLAPPPLLPVMDPTPLPTLPPPEELADILRDGAPASEEQPTEAQAQAPSLVQNTDQVPSPVLPPELASPPTESLERELTDSSQVSTSGEPSLSTPVQMQPIVNSHSPVLPPDLQLPSNPNLPQEYALRQATNRLQLSAPFGSDADSEAAVDAGLRWLAGAQSPNGAWNAKAFGAGTETFALGERRYGTGEKADTGVSGLALLAFLSAGHTHRQGEYQTNVLQGLQYLLHAQMPSGDLSGPDQVGSDRGILNARMYCHSIATLALAEAYVMTHDNALREALMKAAQYSIKAQDPRGGGWRYRPGDPGDLSQFGWQAMALKSVERSGAGIPPLVQQRMRSFLDSCAAGNAGGLARYRPGEGRPSETMTAEALACRLLLDYPTSLPAQQEATRLILSQRPGVGQDNVYFWYYATLALFQLQDENWRTWNQALKSRLLETQLPAYDLQPGSWNPDSMWGGYGGRVYSTAMSCLCLEVYYRYLPMYQRANLARTPQPDYRR from the coding sequence ATGAGCTGGTTCTACCAAATTGACGATGCCTTGTGGCGTCTATGGTGCTATGCAACTTCGGGGCGTACGCTGGCCATCGTGTTTGGCATCGGCTTTGCGATGCTGGCCATCTCCTTGCTGGTCCTCTCAAGAACGCGTTGGGGGCATTCCAAGCCCCTGGCCAAATGCGTCGTGTTAAGCGTACTTGCGCATGTCTGGTTGCTCATGTACGCGTTGGGAAATCGGACCGTTCTGCCTCAAGGCGATCCTCGCGGCAGCCAGCAGAGTTTGGCTGTCTCGTTTGAAGAATTCGATCCCTCGACCAGTACCGCATCAGAGGTGGCGCGGTTGGCTGCCGAGGAAACGCCTGCGGCCGTCGCCTCAGAATCCCCCCTGCCGTGGGAGGCACCCGCGAATCTGGCGGATCTGCCGCAACCAGCCGAACTCACCGCGTTGGAAAGCTTGGCAGACTTGGCGCCACCGCCTCTCCTGCCAGTCATGGACCCGACGCCTCTCCCGACGCTTCCTCCCCCCGAGGAATTAGCTGACATTCTGCGCGATGGCGCCCCCGCCTCCGAAGAACAACCTACGGAAGCGCAAGCACAGGCACCTAGCTTGGTCCAGAACACCGACCAAGTCCCCTCGCCCGTTCTTCCCCCCGAGCTAGCATCGCCACCTACGGAGTCTTTGGAGCGAGAGCTAACGGACAGTTCGCAGGTCTCCACTTCAGGCGAGCCATCTCTCAGCACCCCAGTTCAAATGCAGCCGATTGTCAACTCACATTCTCCGGTATTGCCGCCCGACCTTCAGCTGCCGTCCAATCCCAATCTACCGCAGGAGTATGCGCTCCGCCAAGCCACCAATCGACTGCAACTTTCGGCCCCTTTCGGCAGTGACGCCGATAGTGAGGCGGCCGTCGATGCGGGGCTGAGATGGTTGGCTGGCGCTCAATCCCCCAACGGAGCATGGAACGCGAAGGCGTTTGGAGCTGGCACCGAAACCTTTGCATTGGGCGAACGGCGATACGGAACCGGTGAAAAAGCAGACACAGGGGTCAGCGGCCTTGCATTACTAGCCTTCCTGTCTGCCGGCCACACTCACCGCCAGGGAGAGTATCAAACCAACGTCCTCCAGGGACTCCAATACCTCCTGCATGCACAGATGCCCTCCGGTGATTTGTCGGGCCCCGACCAAGTAGGAAGCGATCGCGGGATCCTCAATGCGAGGATGTACTGCCACAGCATCGCGACCCTGGCCTTGGCCGAAGCCTATGTCATGACTCACGACAACGCCTTGCGAGAGGCATTGATGAAGGCTGCACAGTATTCCATCAAGGCCCAAGACCCACGCGGCGGCGGCTGGCGTTACCGCCCGGGGGACCCTGGCGATCTGAGCCAATTTGGCTGGCAAGCGATGGCCCTGAAAAGTGTCGAGCGTTCGGGGGCCGGCATTCCGCCACTCGTGCAACAACGCATGCGCAGCTTCCTCGACTCGTGCGCCGCCGGCAATGCCGGAGGACTTGCCAGATACCGACCTGGTGAGGGCCGACCGAGTGAGACGATGACGGCCGAAGCACTCGCCTGCCGACTCCTGCTTGACTACCCAACCTCGCTGCCTGCTCAGCAGGAAGCCACACGTCTCATCCTCAGCCAGCGTCCGGGCGTTGGGCAGGACAACGTCTACTTCTGGTACTACGCCACTCTGGCTCTGTTTCAATTGCAGGATGAGAACTGGCGCACCTGGAATCAAGCCTTGAAGAGTCGCCTGCTCGAGACGCAACTTCCAGCCTACGACCTGCAGCCCGGAAGCTGGAATCCAGATTCGATGTGGGGAGGCTACGGCGGCCGCGTCTATTCGACAGCCATGAGCTGCTTATGCCTAGAAGTCTACTATCGCTACCTTCCGATGTATCAGCGCGCAAATCTAGCGCGCACTCCACAGCCCGACTATCGGCGGTAG
- a CDS encoding ExbD/TolR family protein — MPLKTSRSDELPAVNLTPMIDVVFLLIIFFMVGTQFSQSEQQIGLKLPGAGQLKTMIAPPDRREVVVTAEGAVLLDGQNITPQELTRKLEAMRARYPDLRVVVRADGKAEHQFVAAVYGAVNRAGVADLSIAVRSQAEYR, encoded by the coding sequence ATGCCTTTAAAAACCAGCCGCTCGGACGAACTGCCGGCAGTCAATCTCACTCCAATGATCGACGTGGTCTTCCTCCTGATCATCTTCTTCATGGTGGGGACGCAGTTCAGCCAATCCGAGCAGCAAATCGGCCTCAAACTACCCGGTGCCGGGCAACTGAAAACCATGATTGCTCCGCCCGATCGTCGCGAAGTGGTGGTCACTGCCGAGGGAGCCGTGCTGCTTGACGGTCAAAACATCACACCCCAGGAGCTGACTCGAAAACTCGAAGCAATGCGGGCTCGGTATCCAGACCTACGGGTCGTAGTGAGGGCTGATGGCAAAGCCGAGCATCAATTCGTGGCCGCGGTTTATGGAGCAGTGAATCGTGCGGGCGTCGCCGACCTATCGATTGCCGTGCGTTCACAAGCAGAGTATCGATGA
- a CDS encoding MotA/TolQ/ExbB proton channel family protein: MNSNDTPSGDFELDTRIHLVLSPHLQLPNHTIPSPPHTRLQPAMSRYQPTFCITGMTPLLTGIFASVRSAMARRNSPQNMVSYPIGSCWGIGLPCFLVLMYMLGSMHSAFAQGYAPPPVNYNSQGFGSPTASSMAAQQQPSARIAAAPQFNVGNSNNTVSPTTTPLPGDPSSLQPAASEQPSESAIQMGNIIGIIREGGILMLPIIFSSFVLLVFVFERATFLRRGRVIPKPFVRGVIEQLEQQQLDRDEAIALCEENGSPMAELFTSALKKWGRPVVEVEQAILDAGERVTSQLKKYLRLFNSISNLTPLLGLLGTVLGMIDAFNTIAKADAMGRPELLAGGIGAALLTTAAGLCVAIPAYAAYAYFVGRTDQLILEMDSHAQSVAELISAEALQETSGRGRGRSRRAA; this comes from the coding sequence ATGAATTCGAACGACACTCCATCCGGTGACTTTGAATTGGACACTCGGATTCACCTTGTCCTCTCACCACATTTACAACTCCCAAACCACACAATCCCTTCGCCCCCGCACACCCGACTGCAACCTGCGATGAGCCGATATCAACCGACCTTCTGTATCACTGGGATGACTCCCTTGCTTACTGGCATCTTTGCTTCAGTTCGCTCCGCCATGGCTCGTAGGAACTCACCGCAGAACATGGTGTCCTATCCCATTGGCAGCTGCTGGGGGATTGGTCTCCCATGCTTCTTGGTCCTGATGTACATGCTCGGGTCGATGCATTCCGCGTTCGCCCAGGGCTACGCCCCGCCGCCGGTAAACTACAATTCCCAGGGATTTGGGTCCCCAACCGCTAGCTCCATGGCGGCTCAACAACAGCCTTCCGCGAGAATTGCCGCGGCTCCCCAGTTCAACGTGGGCAACAGCAATAATACCGTGAGCCCAACGACGACTCCCCTGCCAGGCGACCCCAGCAGTCTACAACCCGCAGCGTCGGAGCAGCCCAGCGAGAGTGCCATTCAAATGGGGAACATCATCGGCATCATCCGTGAGGGCGGGATTTTGATGTTACCGATTATTTTCAGCTCTTTCGTTCTGCTCGTCTTTGTCTTCGAACGAGCAACCTTTTTGCGGCGCGGACGTGTAATCCCGAAACCTTTCGTACGCGGGGTGATTGAACAACTCGAACAACAGCAATTGGACCGCGATGAAGCCATTGCGTTGTGCGAGGAGAACGGCAGTCCGATGGCAGAGCTCTTCACCTCGGCGCTCAAAAAGTGGGGGCGTCCAGTGGTTGAAGTCGAGCAAGCCATCCTGGATGCCGGCGAGCGCGTCACCAGTCAATTAAAGAAATACCTGCGACTCTTCAATTCGATCAGCAACCTGACTCCACTGCTCGGATTACTCGGTACGGTTCTGGGGATGATCGACGCCTTCAACACGATCGCCAAGGCCGATGCCATGGGACGCCCCGAACTGCTGGCTGGGGGCATTGGCGCCGCCCTACTGACCACTGCAGCCGGCCTGTGCGTCGCCATTCCAGCCTATGCGGCCTACGCCTACTTCGTCGGGCGAACCGACCAACTCATTTTAGAGATGGATTCCCATGCACAGAGTGTGGCAGAACTTATCAGTGCCGAGGCTCTCCAAGAAACTAGCGGTCGTGGACGCGGTCGTTCACGACGCGCCGCCTAG
- a CDS encoding tetratricopeptide repeat protein produces MVAIYCALLFAGIVLPNTAPDATQAPVCELYRQASAALTADDVDGAFVALDTLITSFPKSPLSEVAVVHLAELHLLRQQPRVALELLANWAPRVESSTTLDRLAPSTRSQFLDVFARGLVELPQTQVVLEPLARLHTRLTPDPAETAETLRSKLRLEVAVTLARTQEKLRNYQAAEDWLQRACEESTEPRQLKLKDDLAYRLPLLQVQNCLAQNDADGALDRLQQFQLADLPSERQVAVRFLILEAAQRGHNTSLLEEQLAWLERFIDAQERVPAWAPTLALRSAEHLCRHKRYHAASQVLLQAMDDYPEFPQRNEYALLQARCAIAVVDFESASAVLHTVLQSPHAEGHEALPKAEWLLGEIRFMQHDYATAITYYQRAAERVDFPDWQVRARLQMAKCQESLGQPQAALDNYRKAVESQISPQNAQEALGRIATLSEALGAPVR; encoded by the coding sequence GTGGTTGCGATCTATTGCGCTCTGCTCTTCGCGGGCATTGTCTTACCCAACACCGCACCGGATGCGACTCAGGCTCCCGTCTGTGAGCTTTACCGGCAAGCCTCTGCGGCCTTGACTGCCGATGATGTCGATGGAGCTTTCGTAGCTCTCGATACCCTCATTACGAGCTTCCCCAAGTCACCATTAAGCGAAGTGGCGGTGGTCCATCTAGCAGAGCTGCATCTGCTGCGGCAGCAACCACGAGTCGCACTCGAGTTGCTGGCAAACTGGGCACCTCGCGTGGAGTCGTCCACCACGCTTGACCGCCTTGCTCCTAGTACCCGGTCTCAATTCCTAGATGTTTTTGCCCGTGGTCTGGTGGAGCTTCCCCAGACGCAAGTGGTCCTGGAGCCGCTGGCGCGACTGCACACTCGCCTCACACCAGACCCTGCTGAAACGGCCGAAACGCTGCGGAGCAAATTGCGACTCGAGGTAGCCGTAACACTGGCTCGGACACAGGAAAAACTGCGCAATTACCAAGCTGCCGAGGACTGGCTGCAGAGAGCATGCGAAGAGTCGACGGAGCCACGTCAGCTTAAGCTTAAGGACGATTTGGCCTATCGCTTACCGCTCCTGCAAGTGCAGAACTGCCTCGCTCAAAATGATGCAGATGGGGCCCTCGATCGGTTGCAGCAATTCCAACTTGCGGACTTACCGAGTGAACGTCAGGTAGCAGTGCGATTTCTGATATTGGAGGCAGCCCAACGCGGCCACAACACTTCCTTGCTGGAAGAACAATTGGCCTGGCTCGAACGGTTTATCGATGCCCAGGAGCGAGTCCCCGCCTGGGCGCCTACGCTAGCCCTGCGTTCGGCGGAGCATCTCTGTCGCCACAAACGGTATCACGCTGCATCCCAGGTGCTTCTGCAAGCAATGGACGACTACCCAGAATTCCCTCAGCGCAACGAATACGCGCTGCTGCAGGCACGATGCGCCATTGCGGTAGTCGATTTTGAATCGGCATCGGCCGTGCTTCACACCGTGCTCCAGTCGCCTCACGCGGAGGGCCACGAGGCGTTGCCCAAGGCCGAATGGCTGTTGGGGGAGATTCGTTTCATGCAACATGACTACGCAACGGCCATCACCTACTATCAACGCGCCGCGGAGCGCGTGGACTTCCCTGATTGGCAAGTACGAGCGAGACTCCAAATGGCTAAATGTCAGGAATCGCTTGGCCAACCACAGGCAGCGCTTGACAACTACCGCAAAGCTGTCGAGTCGCAAATTTCTCCGCAGAATGCACAAGAAGCTCTAGGTCGCATTGCGACACTGAGCGAAGCACTGGGAGCCCCTGTGAGATGA